Proteins encoded in a region of the Scyliorhinus torazame isolate Kashiwa2021f chromosome 1, sScyTor2.1, whole genome shotgun sequence genome:
- the LOC140411365 gene encoding gap junction beta-2 protein-like produces the protein MGWYFLHSLLNGVNKYSTSLGKVWIAVIFIFRILILVVAAETVWGDEQSDFVCNTQQPGCRNVCYDYFFPISHIRLWVFQLLFVSIPSFLIGMHVYQRKKCKKNIKIFNRNEGLQKAKIDAPLLRTYLVSIFFKMAFEAVFMYLFYWIYEGYKMLRLVKCSEYPCPNTVDCFISRPTEKTIFTVFMLVTSAVCILLNIAELCYLFVRYFIVQWKKSLASATANNEQDKRLAVAPNSSNISRAIVDDDQNSCSDHTSIC, from the coding sequence ATGGGATGGTATTTCCTTCATTCTCTGCTGAATGGGGTCAACAAATACTCAACGTCCCTGGGGAAAGTGTGGATTGCGGTCATTTTCATTTTCCGTATCCTGATCTTGGTGGTGGCAGCCGAGACTGTATGGGGAGATGAACAGAGTGACTTTGTGTGCAACACACAGCAACCTGGCTGCAGGAATGTTTGCTACGATTATTTCTTCCCCATCTCCCACATCAGGCTGTGGGTTTTCCAGCTCCTCTTTGTGTCCATCCCATCATTCCTCATTGGTATGCATGTTTATCAAAGGAAAAAATGCAAGAAGAATATAAAAATCTTTAATCGGAATGAAGGATTACAGAAAGCAAAAATCGATGCCCCCCTGCTTCGAACTTATTTGGTCAGCATTTTCTTCAAAATGGCATTTGAAGCTGTCTTTATGTACCTATTTTATTGGATTTATGAAGGCTACAAGATGCTCAGACTGGTCAAATGCAGTGAATATCCCTGTCCTAACACTGTGGATTGCTTCATTTCTAGGCCAACAGAGAAAACTATTTTCACTGTTTTTATGTTAGTGACTTCAGCAGTATGCATCTTGCTAAATATTGCTGAATTGTGCTATTTGTTTGTAAGGTATTTCATTGTGCAATGGAAGAAAAGCTTGGCTTCTGCAACAGCGAACAATGAACAAGACAAAAGATTAGCAGTTGCGCCTAATTCCTCAAATATCAGCAGAGCAATAGTCGATGATGACCAAAACAGCTGTTCAGATCATACTTCTATATGCTAA
- the LOC140411376 gene encoding gap junction beta-2 protein-like, with protein MDWHSLQSLLGGVNKYSTPLGKVWLSVVFIFRVLVLVVAAETVWGDEQSDFVCNTQQPGCRNVCYDYFFPISHIRLWVFQLLFVSIPSFLIGMHVYQRKKYKKNIKIFNRNEGLQKAKIDAPLLRTYLVSIFFKMAFEAVFMYLFYWIYEGYKMLRLVKCSEYPCPNTVDCFISRPTEKTICTIFMLVSSAVCMMLNLVELCYLIVQYCLFQYKQSLFSKEQ; from the coding sequence ATGGATTGGCATTCTCTTCAGTCTCTGCTGGGTGGAGTGAACAAGTACTCAACACCGCTGGGAAAAGTATGGCTCTCAGTTGTTTTCATTTTCCGTGTCCTGGTCTTGGTGGTGGCAGCCGAGACTGTATGGGGAGATGAACAGAGTGACTTTGTGTGCAACACACAGCAACCTGGCTGCAGGAATGTTTGCTACGATTATTTCTTCCCCATCTCCCACATCAGGCTGTGGGTTTTCCAGCTCCTCTTTGTGTCCATCCCATCATTCCTCATTGGTATGCATGTTTATCAAAGGAAAAAATACAAGAAGAATATAAAAATCTTTAATCGGAATGAAGGTTTGCAGAAAGCAAAAATCGATGCCCCCCTGCTTCGAACTTACTTGGTCAGCATTTTCTTCAAAATGGCATTTGAAGCTGTCTTTATGTACTTATTTTATTGGATTTATGAAGGCTACAAGATGCTCAGACTTGTCAAATGTAGTGAATATCCCTGTCCTAATACTGTGGATTGCTTCATTTCTAGGCCAACTGAGAAAACAATCTGTACAATTTTCATGTTAGTGTCTTCAGCTGTGTGCATGATGTTGAATCTTGTTGAACTGTGCTACTTGATTGTACAATACTGTCTTTTTCAGTATAAGCAGAGTCTCTTCAGTAAAGAACAATAA